From the genome of Venturia canescens isolate UGA chromosome 11, ASM1945775v1, whole genome shotgun sequence:
aattagCTGCCCTAAGGTCTAAAGGACTCAAAACATCGCTGCTACACAGATTGTAGGCATGTAGCAACTAgaatattactttttttttatgctaTGATTTCTGCTTTTTTACTTGGAAAATTATTCCatttcttgatttttcttttctgatttttttgcaACCGTCCTCATCGCTCTTTTCCTGCTATGACCGTTCGCGTTCTCGTTGGACATCATCCTTCCTCACTTTCCCCTCGGTGATGAACGCGTTCCAATCGTCGAGAGGCCTTCGCCCCGACTTCGACTCCGGTGCAACGAGTGCAATCCGTCACCTgatcgtttgaaattttttcgttacgCATATCACTGCtatgtttgtttgtttgtttgtagatttttttttttccaaggtTTCTAGAAGCTCGAAATTCGATGGGGTAGAAATCGAATTGCTTGATTATTGAAAGAATGAGACGCGAGTTTCCCGGTaattcgaatgaaactttATACATCAACGGATTTGGGCTAAAATGGTTTGGTGGAGTACCTCGACTGACGCTTCTACGCATCGTAGAGGACGCTGGAGGAGCAGGCTCCTGTTTATTGGTAAAGCTTCTCAGTGCTCGTCCTCTCCTGTCTTGAATCAATTTGTCGTACTTGACGAAAATGCCGCATTTTGATCGACAAGTAAAGTACCGGTGGCCATTGACAGCACcatcattttttccttattgaaCGATACGCgtaagttagaaaaaaattgaatcggcCTCAAACATTCGTACGATCGAAAGGATTCGTAAATTTCGATTATTTGTTCTTACCTGTTGGTGCATCTAATTCAACACCTATCCAAGTACCCGAGGCAAATTCTGTCGGTCCGACGTAAGCAATAACACCGCAATAACTGTAAGGGCGTACCATGACTGATTCACCAAGCACTACCCAATCTGGCAAAGGTGCCTCGATCCTCGTCAAATCGGGTCGTGAACCAAACGCAGAACTTTTATCGCTGGCGTCGTCTTAACAAAAGCAAACCAAACAAATATTCGAATTTTAATACTTCGGTAATGTTCCTAATGATTCTACAAATGTTCCTATTTGTGTCGTTGAATAATCGATGTCTGATCTCACCATCGATTCTCTCGGACGAGCTATTATCGTCACCGTTCTCATAATTCATTGCCGGTTGTAACGACTGCTCGAGCCTCGCTGCAACTTTGCTCTCCGAGAAGGAAGGACGAACCATTGGAAAAGAGGCTCTGTGCTGTGACGAACTCGAAGGTCGTCCAGAATTACTCGAAGCTTTTCGTCTTCTAACCACCTGCGATTATTCATCATCATCGGTCAGTCTCatgataaaacaaaaataggaaaagaatgataaaaatattgagtaGTCTCAATGATTAAATTAACGGAGTTCACTTAAATATCGATCGTACCTTCCCAGGTGGCAATTTGGTATGAACAATGGAATTGCCTTCGAGTGGACTATCGTCACCGGAATTGGAATTTTGACTAATTTCCATATCGTTGCAGCCCACCAGCCCTTCGTTTCTCGTTATAATCACAGAACTGTTCATTACCCTCGTGTCAATCGCAGGCTCCTCgcaaaattgtgattttattttcattccatcaCCGGTTGGACTTGCCGCttcattcaaaatttgatttgtATTTTCTGTGGGACAAACGCATAAAGAAAAAACTCAATGgtaagcgaaaaaaaaaattaatttaaccTGAAAATTGACAAAGAAATTCGGCTTTTTCGTTTCAACATTGCTCagagtgaaatatttttcaaaacgttcgCACAgaggtatgaaaaaaaatctttctctaattatattttgtttttacgaCTAACCGGAAGTACAAGCATTTTCCAAAACGCTCAACTTGTTCAATTCCTGATTAATTTCACTGAGATATTCCTCGGGTGTTTCCTCGACGAGTGAACTTTCCATTTTGttgttatcaatttttttgcagTCGAATAACAAATTACGATATTCCAAATCTGGTGTTTCATCGACGCTTATCGATTTCATTGAGATCGAATCTTCGGATGTTAAATTGGTCGTTGATACCGCTTGCGAGCCATAACCACTGCTGCTCATACTCGGCGTATTGATTTTAGTCGATTGTAGCTCAGCTAATGAATCCAGTGTGCGCGACGTTGTTAGTGGCTTTACCATTGGCTTCGTCGTTGCCTGAACGCAATTTCATACATAACGCACTTCATTAAACCAAATATCACTCGTTTCGTCTTAAAAATAGGTTTCTTCGATCTATTAACGattttgctctctctctctctctctctctctctctctctctcttttttaacTTAACaaattcttaaaaatttgGGAAAATCCGAGAAATGACGAAACTGTTTGCTCTTTGCGACGAATTGATGAATTTGTAGGGAGCTTCTTTCTAGCTGGCTAGACTTTTCATGATTTCTCTTCGAAGAAAAAGTTAATGTCGATCATCGTCGCTCGAaacttttatcgaattttctgACACACTCGTATAGTAGATGATACACACAGCTGTTGCTGATGATACGGTCATTAATGCTTTTCTTTATCTACTCGAATATATCGTGGCGTAAAAGACTGCTCGAAGATGAGGGGGgtaaattcagaaaaaattttccgactagaaaaaaaaaaaaaagatcgaaaacattgttttcttatcatttttgttttcgtgtGGTGGAAAAATTTTTGCCAATCCTCAAGGCCCGATCGTCTTCGTTTGCAGTTAGGGAATATCTCGCgggatttttaaattctacGTCTCTAAATCCAAAGGAGGctgctagaaaaaaaaaaaaacaaaaactcacCTGATACGAATCGTATTCGGAATAATCGGCATCgcttttttcatcgtcgtcgtcttgaACAGGCGATGACAATTGATTCCCAATATTCGAGGTTTCCTCGTGAAGCGTCGTCATTCGGAGACCCAACTTACTACCAACCATATTTGGCGATGCTAAAACGtgtcaacgaaaattttgtacaagttaaaaaaaatgaaagaaataataaatcaatagCTCGAACGAATTACAAGCGTACGTAGAAAAATTCCATCAGGCCCGAACCGGCCTCCCTTtatatatttacaatttttattactataaaaaaagtctaaaaatatttgcattcgaaattttgttgtAATTTTGTATTAATTTTTGATCCGCAATAGCCAACGGTTGGAACGAAAGCTCCAGTTTTCGATTCGAAATATGGTGTGTTTTATAGGTTTCTgctttcttttcatttcaattatcCACAATTTCGCCAATCAAACTACACGATCGTGTGTGGGAATTTTCTATGttctttttatccattttatatACCTCAAGGGTGCCAGGTCGATtctgattttaaaaaattacgagtataaaaaataaaaatacgtgctgaaacgaaattaaatgttgttgattaaataaaaaaaaaaaaaaaaaaactcggtgTAAATATAGTTCGAAGCGAATTAAGGTCGTGTTAACTACTCATGGGAGTGTACAAAATGTTTCCAACTAGctagtaaaaagaaaaaataacaaaacacTACGAGGGATAAAAATGAACGGAAAAAACTAAATTGGGCTTCATGTAAATGAACAGAAATTCCATACTACTGAATAATGACCGAATCTGTCAATCCGTActcgttaaaaaattgaaaaaaaagataaaaatttaatcacGATCGtacgaagaattttcgaagaattcgtaaaatcgttcattttttttcttcttttttttcgtttttagagCAAAGGAAATGACGATCAACAGCGAGTGTCACCTACACTTGGCTGAAGTGGATTGTTGAAGTCGTGTCAGTGAGTTCAGGTTCAGGTTGAGATTCAGAAAAGTTGGTCTCGCTGAAAGGAGATTAATTCACTTTCATTACTTAATCCTGAACGattgcttttttcattttatgtcTCTCCTGTATTTGTTTCTATCAGATATCGATTCATTTTAAATATCGCAACATTTTCAACTACGAGAATGTCTAGAAAAAATTCCTTTTCTTTCGATATTTACAGGCTTATTCGTATAATTATTTACATATCAATTTCGTTTCAATTCGCATGGCGCgtgaatctaaaaaaatttgtcacgTATcaccgaaaaattgaattattccaATGAAATGAATAGCGGTGTTTTTGCAAttagaaaaactttttctctgCGCAATGCAAATCATTGACCACACATCGAAGACTcttcgaaattctttttttttttttttttttttttttttttttcatcggagTGCTTCATCGAACATAAATGATGAACCGCATGCTTCCCCCCGAGGCTCATCGAAATCTCATGCACATCCAAGCCTTTAAACGCCGGTTTTTCcttatattcatttttggaCGTTCCGGGTTCCACCCACGTACGAATACGAATcgatgattcgtaaaaaaaaaactttaccaTCTCTCAtctcaaattcataaaattcgcttaaaattattatgaattcTGAGGAacaatggaaatttatttttttttctgaaagcACAAATGGTGAGCGATTCGCGAAACAAATCGTAGAAGCATACATTCTGTTTTGTAGATCTCTAACAACGTCAACATTCACTTTTGTTCTATCGATCACACTGGTAATGtagcggtgaaaaaaaaaatatggtagatccattttcgtcgattttatttttttcgaatttattttaaaCTGTGAACCGTTGGCTTCAAAACGTCACGTCGTTACGACGAATTTCCATGtaacgttttttctcaacggCCTACATTCCCAGTATGATTTAGGATACATTCTACCTGTCGTTTGATGCACGTCGAGAAGGCGGTCGACCGTAAacaatagatacagaataaaatagactTCTCgaagagaataagaaaattcgCCGGTGCTTAAATTAAAAGAACGAGGCATTCGCATGCGATTCGCGGGCGATAACGAATGACGGAAAAGTGCAACgcctttataaaaaaaaaatatgcaaaaaaGGTGAAAGCATTATTCTGGCATTGCTCCAAGGTAaagtgaattattttttgaacCTTTGGAACAATGCCCGTGAGAATGATTGCTTTTGCATAAAAACCGTGCAGAGCCAGGCTGCAAATAttgtaaaagaaataaaaactatgaaacAACAGACAGACTCAACCACTCACGAgacattattatatatttactaaaaatatatacacgtatgtatataaatatatttatattacagGTTCGTTAATTCAACGTCGTCCAATcaatatatcgaaataaaaacaagttCAAGACTCCATTTTTTTACCTGAATTCAGAATGGAGCCTTGGTTCGGCCGAAATAGTGGTAGAAGTAGAGAGACGTAGTGTTAAAACAGAGGAACAAATCGATTATCACCAAAATTATCATCATACATCTTTCTTCGTTCGATCGAATgagttttatcaattttttttcaccattcgTCTAACATGGAACAAATTTATTCTCATCTTTTAAAATAAGTGGTGGAGCTTAAATGTTGGCTGCCAAAAAACACTATGCCggagtttgaaaaatgtatgaataGCCATGCTCTTCCTCCCCACCGCATTAAATCCCCTaattattccttttttcaaacctcttgcccccccccccccccccccctcccgcaACTCTAATCGTCATACTAAACTGTGTTTTTCAACGAGACTCTGTTTTATATATGTCTGTCTctgtatatataatatataaatattcaaaGACCTAGCTAATAAGGCATTGCAACTAGTgcaaaattttctaaattcaATACAACAGGGTCGACAGAACAAAATGTGATCAAGCTCTTGATAAATCGTAATAtgacatttgtttttttttcttctttttactTTGCTATATTTTGTGATACAAACTAGAAAAAGACCTTGAGAGAGAACGCGACGGTTAGggaaatatttgattttttctgaatatttcgattaaatgatttttcaagagaAACCGACGGATATATGAGTTTCGTATAACGAAACCAAAAACGTTGCTATTCTCTCTCACTCGTGGTGTGTGCCCAAAGATCGAATAAAACCCCTCAATTCGTAACTTTCTCTTGGGTGCCAGATAGCGGATGAggtgaaggaaaaaacgagaaatcgaAGGAAAATGATGATGAGGCACGTATTGATAAAGATCCAAAAACGAACATGTACCAGAGTGTGTGGAAaatcgaaaacaaaagaaattaatATTATCGAGTATTTAAGAAATACGTAATGGACAATCTCATGAACATTTTAAGGGGAAAAATTCTAGAGAAATAGTGAATCTTGGCATGACACGGTGGAATAATACAAAACACAGCATAAGCCACATCCCATGAAAGgcgaatgaatttcaattccttttaaaattgttaaatatatttttggagTCAAACTCGAAGCggtttaagaaaaaaaaaatatatgagagATGACGATAACCCTAGATAATATCACCCCTGTGaattatgcattttttttcttttttaattttcatttttaaagaaGCGCAAaagaaagggggggggggggggggggggatacaTCGTGACTCcagaaaaaacgttgttttaGGCATAAATATACCGACTATCGAGCAAATCTGtcgaaatttgtaaaaataataacagcGCTTTAGAATCAGTCGTGCCGAGCATTGGAAAAATGTAGTAGCGAAGTTGGcggacgaaaattatttattaatccaTCCGAAATTTGAttcaattaaatgaaaaaaaaaaaaacttgcacAATGTTAATCCGCCGCAACTAACAcattgatagaaaaatattgatcattgcgaaaataaaaattcgttgtaCGTAATTTTACCAATGCAAGGtttccgaaaaaaagaaaataaataggcGAATAAGATAGAAAACGAATTTAGTCGATCGATCATAGAGGCAAAATTACCTTTTTGTTGATGGACTTTATAGTGTCAGTACCGTTGACAATTGTGTTTAAAAGTAATTATGGAAAAACAACACGGAGTTAATAACCCGTGTATAATAAtatggttgaaaaaaattagtttgtCTCTGTCTTATGTTATTTTatgtaattattattattgtatttCATGTCTCAATTACTATGAAATCAATTTACTTTTCCAAATCGCACAAATTACTTATGACGGTAAACAGATATAAATCCGTATTTGAATAGTTTGTAATTTATTACAAGAAAAACATATTGATCGCGCGGTGgaaggataaaaaaagaaaactagCTTACCAATGCCGAAAGGTTTGGGTGGtgtagaaataaaattatcctCCGTTCTAGCGTGTCCAACCGACGCCCTTCTCGGATGCGGCAGTCCATTCAATTCGGAATTCAAATCCGTCACGCTTTCCGACCTCGTAACGTTCAGCGAATCCATCGATGTATCAAATCTCATGATCTGTCGCGattaaatcaacatttttatatgaaTTTTCCTGATACTAAAAATAAAGCTCCTGGGAATGTAAATTTGTCACCCttctaataataataaataaataaaatttgaagagaACAGGGCAATTGCGCGCATGcgaatgattaaaaaataaaattaaaactgTTTTGATGATTAAGTATATGGAATACACATATTGATGGACGAACTAAAGAAAAATGTGCATGATTTTGGTGATTTGCTTTGGGAAAATAATGAACATGAAATTGTGACGAGTGAGATTACAATGATGCAAGtcgttttcatcaaatttttccaacttttatacaatttttatccgaaTCCTTGTTgagattttcattattttgggaATGATAATGAAcgaatgggagaaaaaaaatgataaaaagcgCATACAGTGCGTCCTAGACGTCGAAGCGGCAGAAGTACCTGCGAGAAATTGGGAACGCTTGCTGTTTTTCGCATCAAAGGCTGACCCTTAGCTTGTAGCAATTCTTTTACGGCAACGCTTTGCCTCAAACGATCCAGGGTCAAAATACTCTCAACGGCGGAAACGCCACGCGTATATTTCTCTGTaaaccgaaaaaataataaacaacaaTAATGCGGATTGcggaagtaaaaaataatcatcgtGGATTCAATACGATCCCGCCGTTTGAATGGCTTACCGATATAAGTTTCCCCGTCGCACAAACTGCTGTCCTCACCGCTGGCCGCGATTTGTGCGAGACTCTCACGATCCTCCAATTCTTCGCTGGCTTTTGGTATGTTCGATACAACGACGTACGTAACACCGGTCTGCGATAGACAATCGGTTCGTACGATTCTTTTGAATATACGATCGGTGATGCTCTGTCTCTTGTAAATATTGAGGGCCAGCCTCTTTCTTAAAACAAGATCCATCGGTGCTGGATGTGACAGACGTACGGtagtttttaaaatcaaatacACGCGTTCGGTTGCTGTGTAACAAAGGAATAGTCAAATAATTACTTATCACGTTGAGATTATTGTTTAAAATGTTCAActcgtttgaaaaatgcgTAATCACCATCCGTGACTCGATTCAAATGAAGACTGTCGTGTATGCTCGAGTCCCAGGCTGCAATTGCGCATACGTCCTTTTCGAGATGTCGGATTATCGGTAAACTGTAAAATTTGTGCCCGTGTTCCTTTGGCAAAATTGAATTGAGCCCGGTGATCGAGACTTCTTCGCCGGAATGATGAGTCGAGAGATCGTCGGCTGTCGAATATTTCGGGGGTTAATTGTTCATTTTTAAACGTAGTGGTTTAATAAGCACTAGCGAGGCCAAAGAATCTCACGATATGGTGGAATtttgtaaaagaaaataatgcgAAGCATggtttaaaattaaaattcaccATTGAGATCAAGAAATAATACGGGAATGTGAAGTTCCATGCCGGATGGCGGCGTCCAATCGGCAGGAGCACCAGGAATCCCCGAACCTGCCGCAGGGACTAATACCGCATTCCTTTCCTCCGTTAGACTAACCCATTGATCCACAAGACTCTGTTCCCGTTCCATATCCTGTTCAGTTTTGTCTGCATATCGAAatgaatacgaaaatttttatgggCACTGGCTCGAAGAacgaaaccttttttttttttctttttccctccgTTCATACCTTGCTTGTTGATGAGCTTTTGAATCTGTTGATCGAGATATTGTCGTCGCCTCAAGAGGGCGTCACTCCATTTGTCTCTGAGTACACTAAGGTCCTCGTCCTGGTAACTGTCCAACGCTTTTTGGAAAGGTTTTCTAACGCAAACACTGCCTACCGCGATACTCAGTATCGACTGACAGATTATAGGCAGTGTGCCCGAATTTTGTACGGGTTTCACCCGCACTTGTATTCGTCTCTGTTGTCCCTGACGTAACTGATAAATGCCTCCTgcagagaatgagagagagagagagcgagagagaacaacaataaaaaatgtctcgtaatttttctcatctcgatgaaaattgaacaattcggtcataggaataaaaattggCACGAGAAATGGAACGTAGCATTTGGGTGCGAGCCAATTATTTGAGCCAAGCCTTGTGatggattttcgttttttttttcctaaatttCTACCAAACTTGTACGTTTCTCTTAGAATTCATCAAAAGCTTAATATCTGCGAAATGAATAATggggaggatgaaaaaaaatgttcgtttacCGGTCCACGTATCATTTTTCGTAACGACATCGACCGGCGAATATTCTCCCTGTTCGTTGAGCTCTTGAATCTCGACCCAAAGCTCGATCTTTCTCGTCAATTCCGACCAGCGGTCAGCGAGCGATCGTGCCTTGGCCAATTGCTGTTGTTCGACCTCCCATCCGGGTTTACTTCGCGAAAAACCAGCGCTTCTGTGTCCCCAGACTTCGATACTAAATGCGCCTTCTAAAATTCGAGAGTTTAAGCGCGTTCGATTCTTAAAAACGAGGCAAACGCAAAAAACTTGagtaaaaaaacgatgaaatactGACCAGCGCAATGTTCCAAAAATTCCTCGGTAATCGGTACAACGAAATCCTTGGTATGCTCGAACTTGAATGCGGGAGAGTCTCTTTGACCGGTGGTACAATTGGACACGGGCAATTCAGGATTAACGACCGGTGGAACGACTATCGGTTCGGGATGGCCCCAAAACATGTATTggcaaaaaacaaaatgactgAGGGGAAGCGGCAGCCCGCTCGCTTGTTTGATAGTAACGCGACAAGTGATGTGACTCGAGCCCGAATAATCGTCCGGCTCCGAAGACGTAGAGTCGCCTGAACTCGAAGATTCGGAGGCTGCTTCGCATATTCGATCCTGTGGAAATTGTCCTGACACGCGACTTATTTCGACTTGCAAACGCCCGGCGACTTCGCCCTGTTGACTTATTATCGGCGTGTGATAGTCCAGCCTCACGTCGTGAAACAATACTTCCAAAAATATGTTTGCAACGCCAATCA
Proteins encoded in this window:
- the Khc-73 gene encoding kinesin-like protein KIF13B isoform X6, translating into MATDKIKVAVRVRPFNRRELELGTQCVVEMTEQQTILQHPTTMDKIDRNKPKTFAFDHCFFSLDPRAEHFASQDVVFDALGRDILDNAFQGYNACIFAYGQTGSGKSYTMMGSGDNKGIIPRLCDNLFDLIAKQQSFELSYKVEVSYMEIYNEKVHDLLDPKPNKQSLKVREHNVLGPYVDGLSQLAVTAYQDIDNLMTEGNKSRTVAATNMNSESSRSHAVFSVILTQTLTDSKSGVSGEKVSRMSLVDLAGSERAVKTGAVGDRLKEGSNINKSLTTLGLVISKLADQNSGGKNRDKFVPYRDSVLTWLLKDNLGGNSKTVMVATISPAADNYEETLSTLRYADRAKRIVNHAVVNEDPNARIIRELRQEVEALKEMLLHATGQGSIVRRTDITEKLSESEKLMKEMSQTWEEKLVKTERLQHERQQALEKMGISVQASGIQVEKNKYYLVNLNDDPSLNELLVYYLKDVTLVGGRSATTEQDIQLHGLGILPEHCIITIEESGLYMTPINGARCFVNGSQVVEKTPLMHGDRIVWGNHHFFRVNCPRSATAISNEPQTPAQNIDYNFAREELMLNELSNDPIQRAIARLEKQHEEDKQVALEKQRQEYERQFQQLRNILSPSTPYSPYVPYDPLRGGSQSGKLPACTPTTQMRVEKWAQERDEMFKRSLGQLKTDILRANSLVQEANFLAEEMEKQTKFSVTLQIPPNNLSPNRKSVFFQRGAFVSEPAILVKRLNMGSQVWTMEKLENKLVDMRDMYEERKDSNNCQRLPLKDDVPGKTQDPFFESQENHNLIGVANIFLEVLFHDVRLDYHTPIISQQGEVAGRLQVEISRVSGQFPQDRICEAASESSSSGDSTSSEPDDYSGSSHITCRVTIKQASGLPLPLSHFVFCQYMFWGHPEPIVVPPVVNPELPVSNCTTGQRDSPAFKFEHTKDFVVPITEEFLEHCAEGAFSIEVWGHRSAGFSRSKPGWEVEQQQLAKARSLADRWSELTRKIELWVEIQELNEQGEYSPVDVVTKNDTWTGGIYQLRQGQQRRIQVRVKPVQNSGTLPIICQSILSIAVGSVCVRKPFQKALDSYQDEDLSVLRDKWSDALLRRRQYLDQQIQKLINKQDKTEQDMEREQSLVDQWVSLTEERNAVLVPAAGSGIPGAPADWTPPSGMELHIPVLFLDLNADDLSTHHSGEEVSITGLNSILPKEHGHKFYSLPIIRHLEKDVCAIAAWDSSIHDSLHLNRVTDATERVYLILKTTVRLSHPAPMDLVLRKRLALNIYKRQSITDRIFKRIVRTDCLSQTGVTYVVVSNIPKASEELEDRESLAQIAASGEDSSLCDGETYIEKYTRGVSAVESILTLDRLRQSVAVKELLQAKGQPLMRKTASVPNFSQVLLPLRRLGRTIMRFDTSMDSLNVTRSESVTDLNSELNGLPHPRRASVGHARTEDNFISTPPKPFGIARPTFLNLNLNLNSLTRLQQSTSAKSSPNMVGSKLGLRMTTLHEETSNIGNQLSSPVQDDDDEKSDADYSEYDSYQATTKPMVKPLTTSRTLDSLAELQSTKINTPSMSSSGYGSQAVSTTNLTSEDSISMKSISVDETPDLEYRNLLFDCKKIDNNKMESSLVEETPEEYLSEINQELNKLSVLENACTSENTNQILNEAASPTGDGMKIKSQFCEEPAIDTRVMNSSVIITRNEGLVGCNDMEISQNSNSGDDSPLEGNSIVHTKLPPGKVVRRRKASSNSGRPSSSSQHRASFPMVRPSFSESKVAARLEQSLQPAMNYENGDDNSSSERIDDDASDKSSAFGSRPDLTRIEAPLPDWVVLGESVMVRPYSYCGVIAYVGPTEFASGTWIGVELDAPTGKNDGAVNGHRYFTCRSKCGIFVKYDKLIQDRRGRALRSFTNKQEPAPPASSTMRRSVSRGDGLHSLHRSRSRGEGLSTIGTRSSPRGK
- the Khc-73 gene encoding kinesin-like protein KIF13A isoform X2; amino-acid sequence: MATDKIKVAVRVRPFNRRELELGTQCVVEMTEQQTILQHPTTMDKIDRNKPKTFAFDHCFFSLDPRAEHFASQDVVFDALGRDILDNAFQGYNACIFAYGQTGSGKSYTMMGSGDNKGIIPRLCDNLFDLIAKQQSFELSYKVEVSYMEIYNEKVHDLLDPKPNKQSLKVREHNVLGPYVDGLSQLAVTAYQDIDNLMTEGNKSRTVAATNMNSESSRSHAVFSVILTQTLTDSKSGVSGEKVSRMSLVDLAGSERAVKTGAVGDRLKEGSNINKSLTTLGLVISKLADQNSGGKNRDKFVPYRDSVLTWLLKDNLGGNSKTVMVATISPAADNYEETLSTLRYADRAKRIVNHAVVNEDPNARIIRELRQEVEALKEMLLHATGQGSIVRRTDITEKLSESEKLMKEMSQTWEEKLVKTERLQHERQQALEKMGISVQASGIQVEKNKYYLVNLNDDPSLNELLVYYLKDVTLVGGRSATTEQDIQLHGLGILPEHCIITIEESGLYMTPINGARCFVNGSQVVEKTPLMHGDRIVWGNHHFFRVNCPRSATAISNEPQTPAQNIDYNFAREELMLNELSNDPIQRAIARLEKQHEEDKQVALEKQRQEYERQFQQLRNILSPSTPYSPYVPYDPLRGGSQSGKLPACTPTTQMRVEKWAQERDEMFKRSLGQLKTDILRANSLVQEANFLAEEMEKQTKFSVTLQIPPNNLSPNRKRGAFVSEPAILVKRLNMGSQVWTMEKLENKLVDMRDMYEERKDSNNCQRLPLKDDVPGKTQDPFFESQENHNLIGVANIFLEVLFHDVRLDYHTPIISQQGEVAGRLQVEISRVSGQFPQDRICEAASESSSSGDSTSSEPDDYSGSSHITCRVTIKQASGLPLPLSHFVFCQYMFWGHPEPIVVPPVVNPELPVSNCTTGQRDSPAFKFEHTKDFVVPITEEFLEHCAEGAFSIEVWGHRSAGFSRSKPGWEVEQQQLAKARSLADRWSELTRKIELWVEIQELNEQGEYSPVDVVTKNDTWTGGIYQLRQGQQRRIQVRVKPVQNSGTLPIICQSILSIAVGSVCVRKPFQKALDSYQDEDLSVLRDKWSDALLRRRQYLDQQIQKLINKQDKTEQDMEREQSLVDQWVSLTEERNAVLVPAAGSGIPGAPADWTPPSGMELHIPVLFLDLNADDLSTHHSGEEVSITGLNSILPKEHGHKFYSLPIIRHLEKDVCAIAAWDSSIHDSLHLNRVTDATERVYLILKTTVRLSHPAPMDLVLRKRLALNIYKRQSITDRIFKRIVRTDCLSQTGVTYVVVSNIPKASEELEDRESLAQIAASGEDSSLCDGETYIEKYTRGVSAVESILTLDRLRQSVAVKELLQAKGQPLMRKTASVPNFSQVLLPLRRLGRTIMRFDTSMDSLNVTRSESVTDLNSELNGLPHPRRASVGHARTEDNFISTPPKPFGIVHQQKGSILNSARPTFLNLNLNLNSLTRLQQSTSAKSSPNMVGSKLGLRMTTLHEETSNIGNQLSSPVQDDDDEKSDADYSEYDSYQATTKPMVKPLTTSRTLDSLAELQSTKINTPSMSSSGYGSQAVSTTNLTSEDSISMKSISVDETPDLEYRNLLFDCKKIDNNKMESSLVEETPEEYLSEINQELNKLSVLENACTSENTNQILNEAASPTGDGMKIKSQFCEEPAIDTRVMNSSVIITRNEGLVGCNDMEISQNSNSGDDSPLEGNSIVHTKLPPGKVVRRRKASSNSGRPSSSSQHRASFPMVRPSFSESKVAARLEQSLQPAMNYENGDDNSSSERIDDDASDKSSAFGSRPDLTRIEAPLPDWVVLGESVMVRPYSYCGVIAYVGPTEFASGTWIGVELDAPTGKNDGAVNGHRYFTCRSKCGIFVKYDKLIQDRRGRALRSFTNKQEPAPPASSTMRRSVSRGDGLHSLHRSRSRGEGLSTIGTRSSPRGK